Proteins encoded by one window of Paenibacillus sp. DCT19:
- the cysS gene encoding cysteine--tRNA ligase, producing the protein MTLQIYNTMSRTKEEFVPQEPGKVKMYVCGPTVYDYIHIGNARPVIFFDTVRGYLEQIGHDVNYVVNFTDVDDKLIRKAEQLGTDVPHVAEKFIAAYYEDLEGLGIPKASSNPRVTENMPLIIDFIRELVDKGIAYENGGDVYYRTSKFAEYGKLSKQNLQELQFGIRIGVDERKENPEDFVLWKAAKPGEIYWSSPWGDGRPGWHIECSAMAREYLGDTLDIHGGGQDLQFPHHECECAQSEVLTGKPLANYWMHNGFIRIDNEKMSKSLGNGVLVKDLRTQYKREAIRYFMLSTHYRNPLNFTEDTMEQAQNSVDRITNAVVNLKHRLQAVTVDRESSAEFTTRLDQIREQYHEKMQDDFNTPDAITALFEWAGEANQLLQQDVVNAADIRALLELFSELNAVLRIYTDAEPELLDEEIERLIEERVEARKSKNWARADEIRDELSAQGILLEDTAQGMRWRRK; encoded by the coding sequence ATGACGCTTCAAATTTACAATACAATGAGCCGTACAAAAGAAGAATTCGTTCCCCAAGAGCCGGGGAAAGTGAAGATGTATGTGTGTGGGCCGACGGTATATGATTACATTCATATTGGCAATGCACGTCCAGTGATTTTCTTCGACACGGTTCGCGGGTACTTGGAACAGATCGGACATGACGTGAATTATGTCGTTAACTTTACAGATGTTGACGATAAGCTTATCCGCAAAGCAGAGCAGCTCGGTACAGACGTACCGCATGTAGCAGAGAAGTTCATTGCAGCCTATTACGAAGACCTTGAAGGTTTAGGCATTCCTAAGGCGAGTAGTAATCCGAGAGTAACCGAGAACATGCCGCTCATTATTGATTTCATCCGTGAGCTGGTGGATAAGGGTATCGCATACGAAAACGGTGGGGATGTATACTATCGTACTAGCAAGTTTGCGGAGTATGGTAAGTTATCTAAGCAGAATCTGCAAGAACTTCAGTTCGGCATTCGGATCGGTGTGGACGAACGTAAAGAGAACCCGGAAGACTTCGTCCTGTGGAAGGCTGCTAAGCCAGGGGAGATCTATTGGTCTAGCCCATGGGGAGATGGACGTCCAGGTTGGCACATTGAATGCTCGGCCATGGCTCGGGAATACCTCGGGGATACGTTGGATATCCATGGAGGCGGACAGGATCTACAGTTTCCTCACCACGAGTGCGAATGCGCTCAATCCGAGGTGCTAACAGGCAAACCGCTGGCTAATTATTGGATGCATAACGGGTTTATCCGTATCGATAATGAAAAGATGTCCAAATCACTAGGAAATGGTGTGTTGGTTAAAGATCTCCGTACCCAATATAAACGTGAAGCTATTCGTTACTTCATGTTATCTACACACTATCGTAACCCGCTTAATTTTACAGAGGATACGATGGAGCAAGCACAAAACAGTGTAGACCGGATTACCAATGCGGTGGTTAATCTCAAGCATCGTCTACAGGCGGTAACTGTAGATCGAGAGAGCTCAGCTGAGTTTACGACAAGATTGGATCAGATTCGTGAACAGTATCATGAGAAAATGCAAGATGACTTCAATACGCCTGACGCAATCACAGCTTTATTTGAATGGGCTGGTGAAGCGAACCAATTGTTACAACAGGATGTGGTGAATGCTGCCGATATTCGTGCTCTGCTGGAGTTGTTCAGCGAACTGAATGCAGTGCTTCGCATCTATACAGACGCTGAGCCTGAACTGCTAGATGAAGAGATTGAGCGTTTGATCGAAGAACGTGTAGAAGCGCGTAAATCTAAAAATTGGGCTCGGGCTGATGAGATCCGTGATGAACTATCTGCTCAGGGAATATTGCTTGAGGATACAGCCCAAGGGATGAGATGGCGGCGCAAATGA
- a CDS encoding NYN domain-containing protein, whose protein sequence is MADSRDVLLVDGYNMIGDWPELSKLAQNGLEEARNRLLSRLADYQAFSGRKVIVVFDAYLVPGLGKSFTQSKIQIYFTKEKETADECIERLVRELSMRRRQIYVATSDMVEQHVIFGQGALRVSARELLIEVEQNEKELQKRLEERQSQTTRNTLGGKLSPDVLKQFERWRRE, encoded by the coding sequence ATGGCTGACTCCCGTGATGTGCTTCTTGTAGACGGGTACAACATGATCGGTGATTGGCCAGAGCTGTCTAAGTTAGCGCAAAATGGATTGGAAGAAGCGCGCAACCGGCTTCTATCGCGTCTTGCTGACTATCAGGCCTTCTCTGGCCGAAAGGTCATTGTTGTTTTTGACGCCTACCTCGTGCCCGGACTCGGCAAATCCTTTACACAGAGCAAAATACAAATTTATTTCACAAAGGAAAAAGAGACGGCGGATGAATGCATTGAGAGACTCGTTCGGGAACTCAGTATGCGAAGACGACAAATCTATGTGGCTACAAGTGATATGGTAGAGCAACACGTCATTTTTGGACAGGGAGCTTTGCGTGTGTCTGCTAGGGAACTGCTGATTGAAGTAGAGCAGAACGAAAAAGAGCTGCAGAAACGTCTGGAAGAGAGGCAGTCTCAAACGACACGCAATACACTTGGGGGGAAACTCAGTCCAGATGTTTTGAAACAATTTGAACGCTGGCGCAGGGAATGA
- the gltX gene encoding glutamate--tRNA ligase, translating into MSTEVRVRYAPSPTGHLHIGNARTALFNYLYAKHNNGKFIIRIEDTDVKRNIAGGEESQLKYLKWLGIEWDESIDVGGEYGPYRQTERLDIYRKYTQELLDKGLAYHCYCTEAELEQEREEQTARGETPRYSGKHRDLTPEQRSAFEAEGRVASIRFRVPEERIYTFDDMVKGTISFNSKESGDFVIVKKDGIPTYNYAVAVDDHLMKISHVLRGEDHISNTPRQLMIYEALGWEPPQFGHMTLIVNENHKKLSKRDESVIQFIEQYDQLGYLPEAMFNFISLLGWSPEGEEEIFSQEQLIQIFDTKRLSKSPAVFDTNKLAHLNNHYIKNADPDRIAEMAIPHLQKAGRIASELSAEQKEWAYTLVHLYQEQMTAASDIVELSEVFFRSDLELEAEAAAVLAEEQVPTVLKAFADKVQASDEFTPSKMAALIKEVQKETGFKGKQLFMPIRVALTGQTHGRDLNQTIVLLGRDTVIERLHAQVKGA; encoded by the coding sequence GAAGTACGCGTGCGCTACGCGCCGAGTCCAACGGGACATCTGCATATCGGGAATGCCCGTACGGCGCTATTTAATTACTTGTATGCTAAACACAATAACGGCAAATTCATTATTCGTATTGAGGATACGGATGTGAAGCGTAACATTGCTGGTGGGGAAGAAAGTCAACTGAAGTATCTGAAGTGGCTCGGCATCGAGTGGGATGAGAGCATTGATGTGGGTGGAGAATACGGACCGTACCGTCAGACGGAACGACTGGATATCTACCGCAAATATACTCAAGAGCTGTTGGATAAGGGGCTTGCATACCATTGCTATTGCACAGAAGCAGAATTGGAGCAAGAGCGCGAAGAGCAGACAGCTCGTGGTGAGACGCCGCGTTATTCGGGTAAACACCGGGATCTGACACCAGAGCAACGCAGTGCTTTTGAAGCAGAAGGCCGCGTGGCGAGCATTCGTTTCCGTGTACCGGAGGAACGGATATACACGTTTGATGATATGGTCAAAGGAACAATTTCGTTCAACAGCAAGGAGTCAGGAGACTTCGTTATCGTCAAAAAAGATGGCATTCCTACTTACAACTATGCAGTAGCGGTCGATGATCACTTGATGAAAATCTCCCACGTACTGCGCGGGGAAGATCACATTTCCAATACGCCGCGTCAGTTGATGATCTATGAAGCGCTGGGCTGGGAGCCGCCGCAATTTGGTCACATGACGTTGATTGTAAATGAAAATCATAAAAAGCTGAGTAAACGGGATGAATCCGTTATTCAGTTTATTGAACAGTATGATCAACTCGGCTATTTGCCAGAAGCGATGTTCAACTTCATTTCCTTACTTGGCTGGTCGCCAGAAGGAGAAGAGGAGATCTTCTCACAAGAGCAGCTCATCCAAATTTTTGATACGAAGCGCTTATCTAAGAGCCCAGCGGTATTTGATACCAATAAACTGGCGCACTTGAACAATCACTATATCAAAAATGCAGATCCAGATCGGATTGCTGAAATGGCGATTCCTCACCTGCAAAAGGCAGGACGGATTGCTTCTGAACTGTCAGCTGAGCAGAAAGAATGGGCTTATACACTCGTTCATCTCTACCAAGAGCAGATGACAGCAGCTTCAGATATCGTAGAATTGTCCGAAGTATTCTTCCGTTCAGATCTTGAACTGGAGGCTGAAGCTGCGGCAGTACTCGCTGAAGAGCAGGTGCCGACTGTACTGAAAGCTTTTGCTGATAAAGTTCAAGCAAGTGATGAGTTCACGCCAAGCAAGATGGCAGCACTTATCAAAGAAGTACAAAAAGAAACTGGATTTAAAGGCAAACAGCTCTTTATGCCAATTCGTGTAGCGCTAACAGGGCAGACACATGGCCGCGATCTCAATCAAACGATTGTATTGCTTGGTCGAGACACGGTGATTGAACGTTTGCATGCTCAAGTAAAAGGGGCATAA
- a CDS encoding Mini-ribonuclease 3, producing the protein MSEIAELTEAASSVVGEKKQVESEEKTTHITDGGWFPYPLSRPARLIPPIALAYIGDAVYEVAVRQYLLSKANMRPNHLHRSATGLVSAKAQSRILTGIEPELTEEERDMVRQGRNAKSGSIPKNADVLEYRHATALECLIGYLYSSGQHDRMIALIGRGIEHAEQQAQSSTK; encoded by the coding sequence ATGTCTGAAATTGCCGAACTTACGGAAGCGGCCTCGTCAGTAGTAGGTGAGAAGAAGCAGGTGGAATCTGAAGAAAAAACAACGCATATCACGGATGGGGGCTGGTTTCCTTATCCCCTCTCACGGCCTGCGCGTCTGATTCCTCCAATTGCACTTGCTTATATTGGGGACGCTGTGTACGAGGTGGCGGTACGTCAGTATTTGTTATCTAAAGCGAATATGCGCCCGAATCACCTGCATCGCAGTGCGACAGGGCTCGTATCAGCCAAGGCTCAGAGCCGAATTCTTACAGGAATTGAACCAGAGCTGACCGAAGAAGAACGCGACATGGTTCGCCAAGGGCGAAACGCCAAGTCTGGTTCCATTCCTAAAAATGCGGATGTTCTAGAGTATAGACATGCCACGGCGCTGGAATGTCTGATCGGCTATTTGTATAGCAGCGGTCAACATGATCGAATGATTGCATTGATTGGTCGTGGGATTGAGCATGCAGAACAGCAAGCGCAATCTTCGACAAAATAA
- the cysE gene encoding serine O-acetyltransferase — MFKKIRSDIQAVFENDPAARGWFEVVFTYSGLHAIWAHRIAHFLYKRRFFSFARFISQISRFMTGIEIHPGATIGNRLFIDHGMGVVIGETCEIGDDVVIYQGVTLGGTGKEKGKRHPTIGNNVVISSGAKVLGSFRVGDQCNIGANSVVLKEVPANSTVVGIPGRIVKQDGRRVDRLNQQLPDPVIDSLRSMQQEIERLREEVRTMQNTREIEPSRDTINKGSMG, encoded by the coding sequence ATGTTTAAGAAGATCAGATCAGATATCCAGGCGGTGTTTGAAAACGATCCAGCGGCCCGGGGATGGTTTGAGGTTGTATTTACTTACTCAGGGCTGCATGCGATATGGGCGCATCGGATCGCGCATTTTTTATACAAGCGAAGGTTCTTCTCGTTCGCTCGGTTCATTTCACAGATTAGCCGTTTTATGACAGGAATCGAAATCCACCCTGGTGCGACGATTGGTAATCGATTGTTTATTGACCATGGAATGGGTGTAGTTATTGGTGAAACGTGTGAGATCGGTGACGACGTTGTTATCTATCAAGGGGTTACTCTTGGGGGCACGGGAAAAGAAAAAGGTAAGAGACATCCGACAATTGGTAATAATGTGGTTATCTCGTCAGGTGCCAAAGTGCTTGGTTCGTTCCGTGTGGGGGATCAATGTAACATTGGCGCCAACTCGGTTGTACTGAAAGAGGTGCCAGCGAATAGTACGGTTGTAGGTATTCCGGGGAGAATCGTCAAACAGGATGGGCGCCGTGTCGATCGTCTGAATCAACAGCTACCAGATCCGGTCATTGATTCTTTGCGAAGCATGCAACAAGAGATTGAACGTTTGCGGGAAGAGGTACGTACGATGCAGAATACCCGTGAAATAGAACCTTCGCGTGATACAATAAATAAAGGAAGCATGGGATGA
- the sigH gene encoding RNA polymerase sporulation sigma factor SigH: MSVDLKDIMLSKYDYQSDEDIVEAVREGESEALEFLINKYRNFVRAKARSYFLIGADREDIIQEGMIGLYKSIRDFKGDKLASFKAFAELCITRQIITAIKTATRQKHIPLNSYVSLDKPIYDEESDRTLLDVICGTQVSDPEELIINQEEFVGLEDKMSEILSDLERKVLMLYLDGRSYQEIAVDLDRHVKSIDNALQRVKRKLEKYLEVRDN; the protein is encoded by the coding sequence GTGAGTGTCGACCTCAAAGATATCATGTTATCTAAGTATGATTACCAAAGTGACGAAGACATTGTCGAAGCGGTCCGTGAAGGTGAAAGCGAAGCGCTGGAGTTTTTGATTAACAAATATCGCAACTTTGTACGCGCCAAGGCAAGATCTTATTTTCTGATTGGGGCAGACCGGGAAGATATTATTCAAGAAGGAATGATAGGACTCTATAAATCTATTCGAGATTTTAAGGGTGACAAATTGGCTTCGTTCAAAGCTTTCGCTGAGCTGTGTATTACACGGCAGATCATTACAGCGATTAAGACAGCAACACGTCAAAAGCACATTCCGCTTAATTCTTATGTGTCTCTGGACAAGCCTATTTATGATGAAGAATCCGATCGTACCTTACTCGATGTGATTTGTGGAACCCAGGTTAGTGATCCTGAGGAACTTATCATTAATCAGGAAGAGTTTGTGGGCCTGGAAGATAAGATGTCAGAGATTTTGAGTGATCTGGAACGTAAAGTATTAATGTTGTATCTGGACGGGAGATCTTATCAAGAAATCGCGGTTGATCTGGACAGACATGTGAAGTCCATTGATAATGCGCTACAGCGTGTGAAGCGAAAACTTGAAAAGTATTTGGAAGTTCGAGATAATTGA